The genomic window TTGTGCACgggccccccggcgcggggcaaggccctggggctgcagctcctgtGCTGGAGGGTGAGGAGTGGGTTGGGCTTGCTGAGCACCTCCTCACTCACGGAGATCCCCTCCAGGTACTGCTTGAGCAGCTCCCGCAGGCGCTGGTTCCTGTGGCTCAGAGCTGCCTTCTCCTGCACCAgcgccagctcctccagctttgcCTTGTTGAACCGCTGCCAGAAGCGCTCCAGCCCCACGTAGTCCTGCATGGCCTGCGCAGGAGGGAGGGATGAGGAGGCCGGAGGGCCCAAACCCACCCCTGCACACAGGCACGTGCGCACGAGCCAGGCCAGCACTGGCTGTCCCCAAGGCTCTCCCCTGTCCCTCCCTCCCACATGGCAGTGCCTAGCCAGCTTGGGACCCCAGCGCTGCGTCCTCACCTGGGCCAGAGGCTCTGCAGGTGTCTCCTTGAGGACTTGCTCCGCGTCCTGCTGCTCCCCCTCAGCCAGCGAGGAAGGGTAGAACGGCagcaccttctcctcctccgtcTCCAGCTTACGGCACATCTCACCCAGTCGCAGGACGCGCTCTGCCTGCAGGGGACACCGGAGAGGGCAGGTAGGGAGGGGACGGGTGGGTGGCCCGGGATAGCCCGGTcctgccccagggcaggcagCACGCAGCCTGCAGGCCTCACCTTCTCCACGACGTGCATCAGCACCTTCAGGGCAGCGCTGCTCTGTGTGGTGAGCTTGACCAGGCTGCTGCGGGCCTTGGCCCTGGCCTGGTTCATCTCCTTCTTGAGCTCCTGGAGCTGCCTGAGGATGACCTCCTTCTCCTCCCGCACGCACCGGTTCTGCTCCTCGCTCTCCTGGAGGTGAGCCGCGATCCTGCCCTTTATGGCCGCGATGGAGTCCTGGGGGCACATGAAGCGTTAGCGACAGGATGGGGGGTCTCGGGGCTGCGCCTGTGCCATGAGTTTCTGCAGCCACAACCTGGAGTTTCTGCAGCTTCTTCGTCTGCATCTCTATCTCCTTGGAGCTCTTCTTGTCCTTCTGCTTGAGCACTTCAAAGGCAATCTTCCGGTCCTCTGTGGCCTCTGTGTAGCTGTGCAGGACCTGCTGGAACTGCTTCCAGAGGGCCTCCACCTTGTTGCTCAGGTGCAAGCGGCTGTACTGCTTCTCTTCCAGTTGCTGGGGGGGGAGACATTGGAGGGGGTGTCCCAccagcccttcccctcctccccaggctgtgACCACCATGCTCCAAGCGAAGCAGGTCCCTCTTGCCTCCACTGCGGCTGAGGCTCCACCAGCCCTCACTGTGCTCTGCTCATGCCCCGAAACCTAAAGTGCTCCTCACCAGAGTCAGCTGCTAAAGAGTGTGCTAAAGAGCCTGGCCAGTTCCTCATCGAGAcctgccctgtcccccacccTTGCCTTGTTCTTGATGTCATCCCAGGCGCTCTGGAAATTCAGCGTGGCCTCGTAGTTGTTCTCAACGAAGTTCTGCTCCACGGCCAGCATCACGTCCTGTAGGTAGCAGCATTCTTGCTTGTGCTGCTCCAGGATTGCTCTCCTGGGGGAAATGTCGGGGAGCTGCGGAGCACAGGGCCAGGGCAGGCCAGGGGGTCCCCTCTCCAGCGTTACGAAAGGGCTCCCCACCAGGGACACAGCGTCCCGGCAGGACAGCCAGCGGGTGCCACCACTGCACCCagatccctctctccctctcctcgaTACCTCTCCGTCTCAAACTCCTCCTTGAGAGCCTCCAGCTCCGTGTTATAATCCTCCTCCAGGTAGCGCAGgcggcagcgctggagctgcagcaggcgGTCAATGTTGTGCAGGTGGCTGGAGAGGGCCTGGGCGTGCTGCGCCTCTGCCTCAAACAGGTCTCTGGCCAGGGactgcaggagggagggagggagggtcaGGCAGGGGGCTCTGCGCAGCCCTGCCCTCccaccccggcagccccgcgctcaCTTTGATGACGCTGTCCTTGCAGTCCATCACCCGCGCGAAGGTCTGGCTCAGGATCTCGACATCTGTGCGCAGCTCCTTGGCCTTGGTCACCCGCAGCACTGCGAGCCACTGCGTGTTGATCTTGTCGAGGTTCAAGgcgctgctgtgctcctccttgGCCAGCTTGTCCTgtgtggggggccgtggggtcAAGGGGCAGTGGGGACGTGTCCCACGGGGGACAGAGCCGGCCGGCACGCAGGGAAACGCATCACAGGCCCCCAGGCACCTTCAGGAACTGGTTGAGCATCTCCCCCTTCTtcttggcctcctcctcctcggccagGGCTTggcgctgcagcagcaggagccggtTCTCCTCCGTCGTGCGGGCGGCCGCAGCCCGCCGGCGCCGCTTCTTCGGCATGGCGGCGGGGCTGTGGGGCAAAGTGTGTGTGGGGGCAACCGGGGTCCCGGTCACCTCCACACCAGGGtgcccccaggccccctccctctgctcccagccccccatccccttccctgTGGGGTGCCCCCCATCTCCCACAGTGCTCCCTCTTGggtgtcccccctgccccactcacCCCTCCCCCATCAGGTGTCCCCCCCTCTTTCTTTGGGGTGTCCCCTTTCTTCCATGGGGTGTCCCCCCCCGGggtgtcccctctgccccactcACCCCCTCCCCCATGGAGTGTCCTCCCTCCGTCTTTGGGTGTCCCCTCTCCTCCATGAGGTGTCTCCCCCCGGGggtgtcccccctgccccactcacCCCTTCCCCCATGGGGTGGTCCCCCCCCTCCTTCGGGGTGTCCCCCTTCCCCGGGggtgtcccccctgccccactcacCCCCTCCCCCATGAGGTGTCCCCCCCCGGggtgtcccccctgccccactcacCCCTTCCCCCATGGGGTGTCTCCCCCCCCTCCTTCGGggtgtcccccctccccgggggtgcccccctgccccactcaCCCCCTCCCCCATGAGGTGTCCCCCCCCGGggtgtcccccctgccccactcacCCCTTCCCCCATGGGgtgtctccccccccctccttcggggtgtcccccctccccgggggtgcccccctgcccccctccccgggggtgTCCCCCCGCTCCCCTGCCCCATCTCCCGCCCCCCGATTCCCCCCCCGGTACCTCTcacgtctccccccccccccaaccccgggccAAGCAGCACCCGGCCCGGCGGCTCGCGTCCCACCGGTCACCTAGCAACGGCCACTTCCGGCTCGGGGCGGAAGCGAGCGGGCCGCACTTCCGGCCGCCGAGAGGCCCCCCCGCAGGCAGAGAGGCGCCCCCTGGCCCGGAGggctcccgccgctgcccggaaaccggccccgccgccgccccgaaaCCGTcccgccgctgctgcccctgctcccgcAGCCCCGTCCCGGCCTGTCCGGCCCCGTCCTGCCCCGAaaccggccccgctccgccgctaCCTGCCCCaggtgcgccccctccccgggcagcGACGGCGAGGGAGGCGGGGCGGCCCCCCCCTCGCCCCTTCGCCATTGGCCGCGGCGCCGAGCGCCCCCGCCGCGATTGGTGGGCGGGCGCCGCCGTGGGCGgggcgtggcggcggcggcgctatATAAGGGCGCTGCggcgcgggcgcgcagggctggCGGGTGGGCGCCGGGCGGGGGAGGGTTGCGCTCGGGCCGCCGCCATGAGGGAgcggaggccgccgccgcccgccccggcccgctgcAAGCTGGTGCTGGTGGGCGACGTGCAGTGCGGCAAGACGGCCATGCTCCAGGTGCTGGCCAAGGACTGCTATCCCGAGGTGaggcgcgccgcggccgccgccggtagcggggctcgggccggcggcggcaccgggcgcTGACGCTGTCGGTGCCGTTGCAGACGTACGTGCCCACCGTGTTTGAGAACTACACGGCGTGCCTGGCCAGCGAGGAGCAGCGCGTGGAGCTGAGCCTCTGGGACACCTCCGGTACCGGGGGGAGCATGCATGGGGAATGAGGGGGGATGCCCCTCCGGTACCGGGGGGAGCATGCATGGGGAATGAGGGGGGATGCCCCTCCGGTACCGGGGGGAGCATGCATGGGGAATGAGGGGGGATGCCCCTCCGGTACCGGGGGGAGCATGCATGGGGAATGAGGGGGGATGCCCCTCCGGTACCGGGGGGAGCATGCATGGGGAATGAGGGGGGATGCCCCTCCGGTACCGGGGGGAGCATGCATGGGGAATGAGGGGGGATGCCCCTCCGGTACCGGGGGGAGCATGCATGGGGAATGAGGGGGGATGCCCCTCCGGTACCGGGGGGAGCATGCATGGGGAATGAGGGGGG from Struthio camelus isolate bStrCam1 chromosome 28, bStrCam1.hap1, whole genome shotgun sequence includes these protein-coding regions:
- the CCDC65 gene encoding dynein regulatory complex subunit 2; translation: MPKKRRRRAAAARTTEENRLLLLQRQALAEEEEAKKKGEMLNQFLKDKLAKEEHSSALNLDKINTQWLAVLRVTKAKELRTDVEILSQTFARVMDCKDSVIKSLARDLFEAEAQHAQALSSHLHNIDRLLQLQRCRLRYLEEDYNTELEALKEEFETERRAILEQHKQECCYLQDVMLAVEQNFVENNYEATLNFQSAWDDIKNKQLEEKQYSRLHLSNKVEALWKQFQQVLHSYTEATEDRKIAFEVLKQKDKKSSKEIEMQTKKLQKLQDSIAAIKGRIAAHLQESEEQNRCVREEKEVILRQLQELKKEMNQARAKARSSLVKLTTQSSAALKVLMHVVEKAERVLRLGEMCRKLETEEEKVLPFYPSSLAEGEQQDAEQVLKETPAEPLAQAMQDYVGLERFWQRFNKAKLEELALVQEKAALSHRNQRLRELLKQYLEGISVSEEVLSKPNPLLTLQHRSCSPRALPRAGGPVHNVIEAAHVVSRTL